One Lycium barbarum isolate Lr01 chromosome 5, ASM1917538v2, whole genome shotgun sequence genomic window carries:
- the LOC132641046 gene encoding protein OXIDATIVE STRESS 3-like: MALYEAEMGASPKHVQWVINIETGNDSCDDLSQSIDFSNSVETSLCPDSVLGDDASSSYGPLYELSELMAQLPIRRGLSKYYQGKSESFGCLGSVKSLEDLTKIGNLYNENEVM, from the exons ATGGCACTTTATGAAGCAGAAATGGGTGCTAGTCCAAAGCATGTTCAGTGGGTGATTAATATTGAAACTGGCAACGATAGTTGTGATGATCTCTCACAATCAATAGACTTCTCAAATTCTGTTGAAACATCCCTTTGTCCAGACTCGGTATTAGGGGATGATGCATCATCTTCTTATGGGCCTTTATATGAGTTGTCTGAACTCATGGCTCAACTTCCCATcag GAGAGGGCTGTCAAAGTATTATCAAGGAAAGAGTGAGTCATTTGGGTGCTTGGGAAGTGTGAAGAGCCTCGAGGATCTTACAAAGATAGGGAATTTATATAACGAGAATGAAGTCATGTAA